In Rhododendron vialii isolate Sample 1 chromosome 9a, ASM3025357v1, the following are encoded in one genomic region:
- the LOC131300682 gene encoding shewanella-like protein phosphatase 2, translated as MAGVGIADTTASTTDHHHPTTSITCQTLPHLLSSFVDTFVDFSVSGGLFLPPNPLNPINNPNNPNPPPLQTTYPSPNRLVAIGDLHGDLHKSRQALTLAGLIDASGRWTGGAATLVQVGDVLDRGGEELKILYFLEKLRREAVKCGGRVVTMNGNHEIMNIDGDFRYVTQAGLDEFKVWADWYCIGNSMKSLCNGLEKPKDPFRGLPSVFPNVKSEITDGIRARIAALRPEGPISSRFLANNLTVAVVGESVFVHGGLLPNHVTYGLDRINEEVRNWISGMKQGVVPSGLIRGSNSVVWLRRFSNELAKNCDCSMLEHVLRTIPGAKRMIMGHTIQESGINGVCKNRAIRIDVGMSKGCVDGLPEVLEIIGNSDLRVLTSNPLYLNRYQSSVESNQKEGIGLLIPEHGPRPVEVQA; from the exons atGGCGGGCGTAGGCATAGCAGATACTACGGCAAGTACAACAGATCATCACCATCCCACCACCTCCATCACATGCCAAACCCTCCCCCACCTCCTCTCCTCCTTCGTCGACACCTTCGTCGACTTCTCCGTCAGCGGCGGCCTCTTCTTACCCCCCAACCCCCTTAACCCTATCAATAACCCTAATAACCCTAACCCACCTCCATTACAAACCACATACCCCTCCCCAAACCGCCTTGTCGCAATCGGGGACCTCCACGGCGACCTCCACAAGTCCAGACAAGCCCTGACCCTCGCCGGCCTCATCGACGCGTCGGGCCGGTGGACTGGCGGCGCGGCGACGCTGGTCCAGGTCGGAGACGTGCTCGATCGAGGCGGGGAGGAGCTGAAGATACTTTACTTTCTGGAGAAGCTGAGGAGGGAGGCGGTAAAGTGTGGGGGAAGAGTGGTGACGATGAATGGGAATCACGAGATCATGAACATAGATGGGGATTTCAG ATACGTTACTCAGGCAGGTCTCGATGAATTTAAGGTCTGGGCTGATTGGTACTGTATAGGCAATTCAATGAAGAGTCTCTGTAATGGGTTGGAGAAACCAAAGGATCCGTTTCGTGGACTGCCTTCAGTTTTCCCTAATGTTAAAAGTGAAATCACTGATGGAATCAGGGCTAGAATTGCTGCATTGAGACCAGAAGGCCCGATTTCAAGTCGATTTCTGGCAAACAATTTGACTGTTGCTGTTGTTGGCGAGTCTGTGTTTGTTCACGGAGGGCTGTTACCAAATCATGTCACTTACGGTTTGGATCGAATTAATGAGGAAGTGAGGAATTGGATCAGTGGAATGAAACAAGGAGTTGTTCCTTCTGGTTTAATCCGTGGGAGTAATTCTGTTGTTTGGTTAAGGAGGTTCTCAAATGAATTGGCGAAAAATTGCGATTGTTCTATGCTTGAACATGTCCTCAGGACAATTCCTGGTGCGAAGAGGATGATCATGGGTCATACGATTCAAGAGAGTGGAATTAACGGGGTTTGTAAAAATCGGGCGATTCGGATAGATGTGGGTATGTCAAAGGGATGTGTTGACGGATTGCCAGAAGTTTTAGAAATAATAGGGAATTCGGATTTGAGGGTCTTGACATCAAATCCTTTATATCTGAACAGATATCAAAGCTCAGTCGAATCCAATCAAAAGGAAGGTATTGGCTTGTTGATACCTGAACATGGCCCCAGACCAGTAGAGGTTCAGGCTTAG